ATATTGAATCTATGGAAGATGTATACCATGTCGCTACTTAGATATATTTGGCTCATTACATTAAATTTTTGTCCACGCTTGGCCTGGAATAAGAAAGTGTCTTTTTTGTGTTTCCAGAGATTTCTTCTCTGCTCTACTGAGTTGGCACCTTCATATTCATATTAACATATACTCCATCTGTTCCAAAAAAAAGGGTTGTTTTAATCTCTCTTCATATTtttcaaaatgtttgttgttttataaaaccaagatattttttttcctaaattttTTCCACCTATACCAAGAAAATGTTGAAGGAAAGGTGGAGGAAGATATCCAATCTCAGAACTAAAGCATTTACAAGCCTACTAAGAACTTACGGAAGGGCGTATTGCTTTAGGTAAAAATCAAGTGAAATTCTTGGCAGATAAATTTTTACAAGAGGTGAGCATGCAACTAACATAGTCAATCTTTCTACTTTTATTTTTACACCTGAAAAATGCATATTCAAACATTTTTATTCCTTTCTGAGCACCATGAGGGGACCGATATCAAAACTATTACGTGAACTGTTACATCTTGCTACCCTTATAATACAGAAGTACAAAAAAGGTAAATTAAtgaataagaaaaagaaaagggaaaGCAGGAACCTAAGTCCCAACTTCTGATTAGGGTCACCTTATAATGTCACGAGCACCTAAAAACCAACTATGGTTTGGGTTTTCACTGAAAAGGAACTGGAACACCTTGCTTCTTGTTTACTATAGCCATTGCCTTATACCGGGTACCCATACCAATGGGGGCACCTTCATCAGGTCCTTCCCAAAAGGGAGCTTCACCATCACCGACAAGACGCCAATATCCTGTCCTCAAAGATTCAGCCTGTTCTTCAGTGCAGTTTTGAAGGAGAGATTCGACGCGAAAGTTTATTCCAAGGGAGCCAAGAAATTGTGATTGAGTAATTGGCCCATGGACAGATACTTCTCCTgcataaatattaaattaccGTTTCAAAAAGCTTATTTGAGTTAATCTTACAGGCTACACAGTTAACACTTATGCACGTGATTGAGAGAGTTcatgtaaatagcttatgagTCTATGACCAACATATAAGCcactttgagcttattttcataagccgcttagattagcttatgaataagcgtttaTGTCTACCTATAACCTAtttttgagtttatttcaaAAAGTTAATCAAATTAGATTATAGAAGCACTTATCGCTATAAATGGTTAATTTAGATGTTTACCCAAACACAGACTAAATCAGTTGAAAACTAATCTTTATTTGTTAAGCAAATatgttttcattttaaatacTATGTTACACCTATTATTAGGTAGAAAAGCACCTGAAGCTTCCTCTGCGGAATGCTTGATGGAAGCGAAATCAACATATGCACTGATATCAGCAGACCCAGGATCATCTAGAAGGTTGACAAACTTGTGTTTCCGAATCGCCTGCAAAAATTCATAAACCATGTTAAAGAAAGCAATGGGAGGGGGGACAATTTAAATATAATGTATCAACTTCACATTGAATTGAAAGGTTTACTCAGACATTGGGCTGTGCAAAGGTTTGTAAAAAAATATCCGTAAGTTGTAAtttaatcttcaagaagaaacTTGTTTACAGCAACACACCTAATGGTTCCCCAATGGCACACAAATAGATTCCAGTGACAGCATAGGTTACAATTTCACAAGCAAAGCAAGCAGAAGAAAAAGACAGATACTAAGGACGTTTCTCTCCAGGTTCTATACCTAACCCTTAGATTTCGCAAAGCACATACATTCATCTAGATGAAAAGATGTACTTAAACGTACAGGTTCTGACTAGTATCATGATGTTTGTCAATTTTTATCATAAACTTAATCAACATGTTGTGCTAATGTTAATATTTTCATGGAAGTACTATGCAAGACAAAATTAGGATAAAGGATGCAAACTTGGGAGATAAAACACAGTAAAAACTAGATAGTAATACTACAAGGAATAAGACTGGAATGCTTGACCTGGAGACTATCGGAGATCACTCCATCTGAACCATAGTCAATAATTAGAGCTCCACCACCGTCAGAGCTTATTCTTTCAGCAATGTCCTGGCTCAACTCCATAGCTTTGGGGCAAACTTCAATTTGATCGAGTTTTGCAATCTCCTCAGTTGCAGCCCACTTGCACCGTTTCAATAAATATAGTGTTGTAGGTGTAGGATGTGGTGATAGAACAAAATGAAACCTACCCAATGTATGTAAGAAGTAAGATACACTAAATTCAGCAGAAATGCAGTTTCAGTATATTACATTACAATACTTACGATGATGAATCTTCAGCGACATCAACCATTTTTTCACACCAGCCACGAGATGCTTTCTGTAGATAAATAATCACTATCATATTTCATGGAAATGTGATGctaatagaaaatatataaaagGTGGCTGCAGCCAAGTTGGGTATCTTTTTGTTTATAAAAACAGTGTAAAGTATGAGTAGGAAAAGACTTTTACTCTAAGGAACACAAAGATTGTTTGCCAAGACCAAGCTCTTCAAAGCCAAAAAATGTAAGAAATTTGAATCATTTAAATATGAGAAGCAACAGTTCATGCACAAAACTTGAACATCTTAAATATTATTCAGTCCCTTGATGATCAAACAGTGAGATAGCAAAGACATAGTTAAGACAGGCCATAGCAATGCACAGGTTTGGCACAACTTAATAGATGGACTAACTCAAATGAAAACAACGGGTAGAACTATGTATCAGTTaccagcaaaaaaaaaaaaggacaaaaACAGAACAGAGGATGAAAGAATGCTAGAGAGAAAATAGCCAAGACACTATGCAAGACAAATTGAAAGCAATATTCTTGCAGAATTTCAAATTTCATAACATAATTTTGCAGCTTAATCATGTCCTTAGTTTTATTTCAGTTTAATAGCTCAAGCATTCTATCACCTGAAATTGATGGACTGGTAGGGCATCAAAGAACTCATGTGCAATGATAATTGTCGGTGCTGGAGAACAACAAAAGGAATAACTTGTTCAGGGCATAATTCAATACAGTACTAAAAGATATTTATGTTAACACATAACTTAAGATAAACTTAGATTTTTCATATAACAAGTTAAACTTGGTATTTCGTGTCCAAAAGCCTATTTTGATTGGAAAGGCAATACATACATCCTGAAGGAACCTGCTCCAGTGTAGCATGCCATGATACAGGAGTGCCAACCAAAGAGCTTACAGTTCTTTTATCAGCATCTTGAGCTGCATTCTCGTCATCAATGCATTTCAACTTCTGGTGCTGAAGCTTCTGCAGTGCTGGACTACACTCCACCAGGTGCACATGCAATGACTCAACAAAGTTCTTAAATTTTGAAGCACCCTATAAGAAGTTAAGAACTTTAATCATAATGAAGGGATGTTGCCTTTTTAACGTTTAATTGACAAGTAAACAAAAGTGCCAAacatttataataaaaattgCAGGATAAAAGCATGTCAAAATTGTGGTTTCTTACACGAAGAAGATCAGCCATTAGAGTTCCTCGCCCCGGGCCTAGCTCAACTAGATTTACTCTTTGGGGTTGGCCCATTTGCTCCCATAGACACATCACCCAGACACCAACCATCTACATTTACATGAACAAGACATTAGAATCTTCTTGTCATTAATTGGAAGCACAATCAAAGTCAAGTCTAGTTAATGCCCGAAAATACTGATTCGTAC
This portion of the Lotus japonicus ecotype B-129 chromosome 3, LjGifu_v1.2 genome encodes:
- the LOC130747701 gene encoding uncharacterized protein LOC130747701, translating into MLRKVLHQSLPFNRRIATAGSAAPPWLSSSFSSSSISIDRSGLYNPPDHSHHPTSDSELVKHLKGIIKFRGGPISLGEYMSEVLTNPKAGYYINRDVFGAEGDFITSPEVSQMFGEMVGVWVMCLWEQMGQPQRVNLVELGPGRGTLMADLLRGASKFKNFVESLHVHLVECSPALQKLQHQKLKCIDDENAAQDADKRTVSSLVGTPVSWHATLEQVPSGSPTIIIAHEFFDALPVHQFQKASRGWCEKMVDVAEDSSSFHFVLSPHPTPTTLYLLKRCKWAATEEIAKLDQIEVCPKAMELSQDIAERISSDGGGALIIDYGSDGVISDSLQAIRKHKFVNLLDDPGSADISAYVDFASIKHSAEEASGEVSVHGPITQSQFLGSLGINFRVESLLQNCTEEQAESLRTGYWRLVGDGEAPFWEGPDEGAPIGMGTRYKAMAIVNKKQGVPVPFQ